The following proteins are encoded in a genomic region of Methanoculleus bourgensis MS2:
- a CDS encoding aldolase, with protein sequence MLDQEFERIGKRLFLEGLVGANFGNMSVRAKAGLYITRSGAYLDAREMPAFVPEDGEAPPEASSEYRVHRAVYQETPHRAIVHAHPVHAVAASLDADLLRPVDSEGGMLCPEIPVVGGEPGTDEIARNVAEALRGGHIVIVRGHGTFAAGKTLDEAYIYTSIAEYSCRILFLSGRSGRVL encoded by the coding sequence ATGCTTGACCAGGAGTTTGAACGGATAGGGAAACGCCTCTTTCTCGAAGGCCTTGTAGGAGCGAATTTTGGGAACATGAGTGTGCGCGCTAAAGCGGGGTTGTACATCACCCGGTCCGGCGCCTACCTGGATGCCCGGGAGATGCCGGCATTTGTGCCGGAAGACGGGGAGGCGCCACCAGAAGCCTCAAGCGAGTACCGGGTCCACCGGGCAGTCTACCAGGAGACCCCGCACCGTGCGATTGTCCATGCCCACCCGGTCCATGCCGTCGCCGCTTCGCTCGATGCCGACCTGCTCCGGCCGGTTGACAGTGAAGGCGGGATGCTCTGCCCGGAGATCCCGGTCGTCGGGGGAGAACCGGGGACCGATGAGATTGCCCGGAACGTCGCAGAAGCACTCCGTGGCGGCCACATCGTTATCGTCCGCGGGCACGGAACGTTTGCCGCCGGAAAAACGCTGGATGAGGCGTATATCTACACCTCTATTGCCGAGTACTCCTGCCGGATCCTCTTCCTATCGGGGCGGTCTGGGCGGGTTCTGTAA
- a CDS encoding thioredoxin family protein: protein MGKPVLMDFYAEWCGPCHQQSPIIDKLKQKMGDQVEIKKIDVGIDSEQTRQYAARYDIQFVPTLVIEKDGALIRKLVGVQSLETLESILKPLVGQ from the coding sequence ATGGGAAAACCGGTTTTAATGGACTTCTACGCGGAATGGTGTGGTCCGTGCCACCAGCAGTCACCGATCATCGATAAGCTCAAACAGAAGATGGGCGATCAGGTTGAGATCAAGAAGATCGATGTCGGTATCGACTCCGAACAGACGCGGCAGTATGCCGCGAGATATGACATCCAGTTCGTACCCACACTCGTCATCGAGAAAGACGGAGCCCTTATCCGGAAACTGGTGGGCGTCCAGAGCCTTGAGACGCTTGAGAGTATCTTAAAGCCGCTGGTGGGCCAGTGA
- a CDS encoding preprotein translocase subunit SecD has translation MNSETIINLIKDWRVALLIVLVIGSLVGIYLAPPNPEKGLEGNLQFGLDLEGGSWLQMEFQSVIVSYSTDKPVGDLIENLQKSLEADVTQIDADHLEIRKSVSRADLEPIFAASGAKIVTYHEGVSQYTADDVKRILSKKVNALGMQDAKINLLTPTGSEYPQYVRIELAGVDMATAQEIVGKQGMFEIRVQTTGNQTEHVLFGDQITSVSVPQKDPYYQTWGVGFTLSDSGAQAFREAALKSGAVDNPSGHNLVMLLDNETVYSAPLSGELAAQIRSAPVKSLSATTGTGDAGLEDAMTLEIHLRAGALPVKVDVVGSGSVPAALGEQFKTTVLLAGLLALLTVGFVVYYRYREPSIVIPMLAITLSEIVILLGIARFIQQLDLASIAGLIAVIGTGIDQLVIITDEVLHEGRVPSSNLYMKRYGRAFGIIAIAAATVIIAMLPLALMDLSTLRGFAIITILGTMIGILVTRPAYGKVIMAILSK, from the coding sequence ATGAACAGCGAAACCATCATCAACCTCATCAAGGACTGGCGGGTAGCCCTGCTGATCGTGCTGGTCATCGGCTCCCTCGTCGGCATCTACCTTGCCCCCCCGAACCCGGAGAAGGGGCTTGAGGGGAACCTCCAGTTCGGTCTCGACCTTGAGGGCGGCTCATGGCTGCAGATGGAGTTCCAGTCCGTGATCGTGAGTTACTCTACCGATAAACCGGTTGGAGACCTCATAGAGAACCTCCAGAAGAGCCTGGAGGCGGACGTCACCCAGATCGATGCAGACCACCTTGAGATCCGGAAGAGCGTCTCCCGTGCCGATCTCGAACCGATCTTTGCGGCATCGGGCGCAAAGATCGTCACCTACCACGAGGGCGTATCCCAGTACACCGCTGATGACGTGAAACGGATCCTCAGCAAGAAGGTAAACGCCCTCGGGATGCAGGATGCAAAGATCAACCTGCTCACCCCGACAGGAAGCGAGTATCCGCAGTACGTGCGGATAGAACTTGCCGGCGTGGATATGGCGACCGCGCAGGAGATCGTCGGCAAACAGGGTATGTTCGAGATCCGGGTCCAGACGACCGGGAACCAGACCGAGCACGTCCTCTTCGGGGACCAGATCACCAGCGTCAGCGTGCCGCAGAAGGACCCCTACTACCAGACATGGGGCGTCGGGTTCACGCTCTCTGATTCGGGTGCCCAGGCGTTCCGGGAGGCCGCCCTTAAATCCGGCGCGGTCGACAACCCGAGTGGCCACAACCTCGTGATGCTCCTCGACAACGAGACCGTCTACAGTGCCCCCCTCTCCGGGGAGCTTGCGGCACAGATCCGGTCGGCCCCGGTCAAGTCACTCTCGGCCACCACCGGGACCGGCGATGCGGGGCTAGAGGATGCGATGACGCTCGAGATTCACCTGCGCGCCGGCGCCCTGCCGGTGAAGGTGGACGTTGTCGGGTCCGGGTCGGTCCCGGCGGCGCTCGGCGAGCAGTTCAAGACAACGGTTCTCCTTGCCGGGCTGCTCGCGCTGCTCACCGTCGGATTCGTCGTCTACTACCGCTACCGCGAGCCCTCGATCGTGATCCCGATGCTGGCCATCACCCTCTCCGAGATCGTCATCCTGCTCGGCATCGCCCGGTTCATCCAGCAACTGGACCTCGCCTCCATCGCCGGCCTGATAGCAGTGATCGGTACCGGCATCGATCAGCTCGTCATCATCACAGACGAGGTTCTCCACGAAGGGCGCGTCCCGTCATCGAACCTCTACATGAAACGCTACGGGCGGGCCTTCGGCATCATCGCCATTGCTGCGGCGACGGTCATCATCGCCATGCTCCCGCTGGCGCTGATGGACCTCTCCACCCTCAGGGGCTTTGCCATCATCACCATACTCGGCACCATGATCGGTATCCTGGTCACGAGGCCCGCGTACGGGAAGGTTATCATGGCGATCCTCTCAAAATAA
- the aglJ gene encoding S-layer glycoprotein N-glycosyltransferase AglJ: protein MKIERDEVCIFIPTLNEAPTIGDLVREFRERGFEHILVMDGNSTDGTPDIARAAGATVRTQTGKGKGNAIIEAVRIIDKPYVLMLDGDGTYAPDDAEKMLDPLALGFDHVIGNRLVNPDGGAFTRLNLLGNQILNLMFKIAHGRDLRDILSGYRAFTLRSIRQMTLKEAGFEIETEMAVETVRNGQRVTVVPVRYLSRPGTVTKLNPFQDGARIFSTIYRLAKMNNPIFYFGIIGLFISLAGGITGVYVILEWLKNIEHLPLTILTVLLITIGFQIFMFGVISDMLLGFHRETLHQLEELQNPPRPPR from the coding sequence ATGAAGATCGAGCGAGATGAGGTCTGCATCTTTATCCCTACGTTAAACGAGGCTCCGACGATCGGTGACCTGGTCAGGGAGTTTCGGGAACGGGGTTTTGAGCACATCCTTGTCATGGACGGGAACAGCACCGACGGCACCCCCGATATCGCGCGGGCCGCGGGGGCGACCGTCCGGACGCAGACGGGAAAGGGGAAGGGCAACGCTATCATTGAGGCCGTAAGAATCATCGATAAACCCTACGTGCTCATGCTCGACGGTGACGGGACCTATGCCCCTGACGATGCTGAGAAGATGCTTGATCCGCTCGCTCTCGGGTTCGACCACGTCATCGGCAACCGCCTTGTCAACCCGGACGGAGGGGCGTTCACGCGGCTAAACCTCCTCGGCAACCAGATCCTCAACCTGATGTTCAAGATCGCCCACGGGAGAGACCTCCGCGACATCCTCTCCGGCTACCGTGCCTTTACCCTCCGCTCAATCAGGCAGATGACCCTCAAGGAGGCTGGGTTTGAGATCGAGACTGAGATGGCGGTCGAGACCGTGAGAAACGGGCAGCGGGTTACGGTCGTCCCGGTCCGGTATCTCTCGAGGCCCGGCACGGTCACCAAACTCAATCCCTTCCAGGACGGCGCGAGAATTTTCTCGACCATATACCGCCTCGCAAAGATGAACAACCCGATCTTTTACTTCGGGATCATCGGGCTCTTCATATCGCTTGCGGGGGGCATCACCGGCGTATACGTCATCCTCGAATGGCTCAAGAACATCGAACATTTGCCGCTCACCATCCTCACGGTCCTCCTGATCACCATAGGGTTTCAGATCTTCATGTTCGGCGTGATCAGTGACATGCTGCTCGGGTTTCACCGGGAGACCCTCCACCAGCTCGAGGAGTTACAGAACCCGCCCAGACCGCCCCGATAG
- a CDS encoding endonuclease dU, translating into MHVAKPGLRALGIAESYSGREQSTLAGVVMRKDLLIDGVAFARVTVGGTDATDAIIRLFARLGRQDVNLIMISGSVIAWYNIIDPAAVQDATGLPVIVTTYEESEGLEEDIRRHFPGDTDRLAAYQRLGDRVPVRLHTGYDLFIRPYGLSPEDAGRLCNDFTYEGRVPEPVRVARLIARGLVRSARPGRP; encoded by the coding sequence ATGCACGTAGCCAAACCGGGGCTCCGGGCTCTCGGCATCGCAGAGAGCTATTCGGGGCGGGAACAGTCCACCCTTGCCGGCGTTGTCATGCGAAAGGACCTCCTGATCGACGGGGTGGCGTTCGCCCGGGTGACGGTTGGAGGAACTGATGCGACCGACGCCATAATCAGGCTCTTTGCCAGGCTCGGGCGCCAGGACGTCAACCTCATCATGATCAGCGGGAGCGTCATTGCCTGGTACAACATCATCGACCCGGCGGCGGTGCAGGACGCGACCGGACTTCCGGTCATCGTCACCACCTACGAGGAGTCGGAGGGGCTGGAGGAGGATATCAGACGCCACTTCCCCGGGGATACCGACAGGCTCGCGGCATACCAGCGGCTCGGCGACCGGGTTCCCGTCAGGCTCCACACCGGGTACGACCTCTTCATCCGCCCCTACGGTCTCTCTCCTGAGGATGCCGGGAGGCTCTGCAACGACTTCACCTACGAAGGCAGGGTGCCGGAGCCGGTCAGGGTGGCGCGGCTCATCGCCCGTGGTCTTGTGCGGTCGGCCCGGCCCGGACGACCATGA
- the npdG gene encoding NADPH-dependent F420 reductase, which produces MKIGIVGGTGDIGEGMALRLSPKYDVIVGSREEAKAIATCDACRETLHGQGLECSLLGVTNQRAVDEGDIVVLAIPFRHVAPTLKTLTGFEDKIVVSPVNPIERTTHFYYAPPPEGSAAMMIKGMLPASATVCAAFNNVAANKWKMLDEELDYSVAVCCDDDGVKQKVMDLVNTVSSLRAYDAGPLAVASIVESVTPLLLNIARFNRMRDVGIKFV; this is translated from the coding sequence GTGAAGATCGGCATCGTTGGCGGAACCGGCGATATCGGGGAGGGCATGGCACTCCGGCTCTCACCGAAATACGACGTGATCGTGGGATCACGCGAGGAGGCGAAGGCGATTGCAACCTGTGATGCCTGCCGGGAGACCCTGCACGGGCAGGGACTGGAGTGCAGCCTTCTCGGTGTCACCAACCAGCGTGCGGTCGATGAGGGTGATATCGTTGTTCTTGCGATACCGTTCAGACACGTGGCCCCCACTCTGAAGACCCTGACCGGGTTTGAGGACAAGATCGTCGTAAGCCCGGTCAACCCGATCGAGCGGACAACCCACTTCTACTACGCCCCTCCACCGGAGGGATCGGCGGCGATGATGATCAAGGGGATGCTGCCTGCGAGCGCGACCGTCTGCGCGGCGTTCAACAATGTTGCCGCAAACAAGTGGAAGATGCTCGATGAGGAACTGGATTACTCGGTCGCTGTCTGCTGCGACGACGATGGGGTGAAGCAGAAGGTGATGGACCTCGTCAACACCGTATCAAGCCTCCGCGCCTACGATGCAGGGCCGCTTGCGGTGGCATCCATCGTCGAGAGCGTGACACCCCTCCTCCTCAACATCGCCCGCTTCAACAGGATGAGGGACGTCGGCATCAAATTTGTATAA
- a CDS encoding universal stress protein — protein sequence MFRTVLVAVDGSEISHRALEEALAVARAMQASVHAVHVVQTGVYPTMILNNLEPPDIAQQAVLDSLEREADEILADTDRRAAAAGLRITPHKRWGHPGAEIIALAQELSADLTVVGSHGRGRLDRLFLGSVSSYVVDHATSTVMVVRAGPTAQDHGR from the coding sequence ATGTTCAGAACGGTACTTGTGGCGGTGGACGGGTCTGAGATCAGCCACCGGGCGCTTGAAGAGGCGCTGGCCGTCGCCCGCGCCATGCAGGCATCCGTGCATGCCGTGCATGTCGTCCAGACTGGTGTATACCCGACAATGATCTTAAACAACCTCGAGCCCCCGGACATCGCCCAGCAGGCGGTCCTCGACTCGCTTGAGCGGGAGGCTGACGAGATCCTCGCTGATACAGACCGGCGGGCTGCCGCCGCCGGTCTCCGGATAACCCCGCACAAACGCTGGGGCCACCCGGGAGCAGAGATCATCGCACTGGCGCAGGAACTCAGCGCCGACCTGACTGTGGTCGGGTCGCACGGCAGGGGCCGGCTTGACCGCCTCTTCCTCGGGAGCGTCAGTTCCTACGTCGTCGATCACGCGACATCGACGGTCATGGTCGTCCGGGCCGGGCCGACCGCACAAGACCACGGGCGATGA